The following nucleotide sequence is from Paenibacillus odorifer.
CTTTACTTTGTTTGACAAAGAGGTATACACGAAAATTAAAGAAATTATCATTGGCAAAGTAAATAAATACAAAATTGAGATTTCAGATATTTCCTTGGAAAACCTCGCTATTCACTTAATAATAGCTTGTAAACGTATCGAAGAGGGATTTTTAATCGAAGAACCGTCGGTAAATCTTATGGAAGAGTACCCGTTTGAAAAAATTGTTGCCCATGAAATTGTTAAAGACATAGAAGAGTTCACAGATTTGCTCTTTTCTGATTCAGAGATTAATTATATTATCATCCATTTAGTTGGAACAAAGTTGCTGCCGAAAGAAAATTTAACGGAATACAGTAAGTTCGATGAAGTGGACTCCATTGTCAGCTGTATTTTGAAAAGTTTACAAACTGAGTTGAATTGGGATTTTGGCCATGACCATGAATTTATTCAAGCCCTGACCCTTCACATTAGGCCTGCGATGAATAGGTTAAGATACAACATGAATTTTAGAAATCCTCTGTTGAATGATATTAAGACGAGTTTTCCAGCCGCATTCGAAGGAGCACTTATTGCGAGTAAATGTATTAACTACTATTTGGATTTAGAAGTTGGAGAACATGAAGTTGCTTACATTGCTTTGCACATTGGGGTTGCTTTAGAAAGAATGAAAAATAAAAACAAAAAAATAAAACGAGTTATTCTTGTATGTGCGTCCGGTGTTGGAAGTGCCAAATTACTTTATTACCGATTGATCAATTCATTTGAGAATCTATTGCAGATTGTAGACACAATTAGTTTTTACAAATTAGCAGAAACGGACCTATCCTCGATTGATTTTATTATCAGTACAGTTCCGATCAATGAAGATATATGTATTCCCGTCTATGTTGTAAATACCTTTTTAGAAGCTAAAGACCTCAAAAGAATCAAGGACGTCTTATTGTCTTCAGAACAGGTGGCAGAAACTCATTCTTACCTTGACGCATCTAGAGTATTCGTGAAAAAAGAATTTACCACAAAGGAAAGTGTGATTCATTTTTTAAGCAATGAGCTAACAAAACAAGGGCTTGTACCAGAGCATTATGAATCCTTAGTAGTTGAAAGGGAGTCCTATGCACCCACTAGTTTTGGAAATCTTGTCGCTGTTCCACATCCTTCACTTCCAGTTACCTCGGAAACCTTTTGGACAATCTGTACGTTAAAACGTCCTATTCGTTGGAATGATAAGCAAATGGTGCAATTAATTTGTTTATTAAACATTAAAGAAGGAAACAATGTCGACCTAGATAAAATGTATAAAAAGCTAGGATCATTGATAGAGGATAAAGAGATTGTTGTGCAGATCCTTGCCAAGGACTCTGTGGAAGAAATTATACAATTACTAAACTAGAGTGAGTGAGAAATTAGGTATGGCCTTACTGTTTGCAATGTAACCGTTTCCTGTTGATTTGGAAAAAGGTTAGCTTAAAAAGAAAGCGATTTAAGTTTACACTAAAGGTGTTCAATAAATGATAATTTTAGGGGGAAGTCAATATGAATACAATTATGTTGGTGTGTTCAGCAGGAATGAGTACAAGCCTTTTAGTAACAAAAATGCAGAAGGTTGTTGAAGAAAAAGGGTTGGATGTCGATGTTTTTGCTAAATCAGCATCTGAAATTGATATTACTTTGCAAGAGAAAAAGGTTGATGTCTTATTGTTAGGACCTCAGGTGAAATATATGAAAAAGCAATTAGAAACAAGATTAGCAGATAAAAACATTCCTATAGAAGCTATTGATATGTTGAATTACGGAATGATGAACGGTGAAAAAGTACTTGAACAAGCATTGCAATTAATTGAAAGTAAATAGAGATAAGAGAGGAGCAGAGAGTAATGGTAGATGAAGTGAAAGAGGAATACTATACTGTGGCTTTTAACATTATCAGTAATGTAGGCGCAGCTAAAAGCTTAGTAATGGAGGCGCTTTTCGCAGCCAAAGAGGGAGAATTTAAAGAGGCACAAGAAAAATTAGAAGAATCAAAGCAATTTTTTAGAGAAGGTCATAAAATGCATAAATCATTAATCAAAAGAGAAGCAAATGGCGAACAGCTTCAATTCTCACTGATCCTTATGCATGCTGAAGACCAACTAATGAGTGTTGAGACCATTTCTTTACTTGTTACGGAAATAATTGAACTTTATAAGCTTTCAAAATAGGATCAAAAAGAAGTGGCATCGCAATAAGAAAATACTTCTTCGGGAGCGTGCAAGAAACTATGGATAAAATAACGAAATTTTTAGAAGATAAGGTAATGCCAGTTGCAGGTAAAATCTCTGGTCAGCGGCATTTACAAGCGCTTCGCGATGCAATGGTTTTAACTATCCCGTTTATTATTATCGGTTCCATTTTTTTAATCTTAGCAAACCTGCCAATTCCAGCCTATTTAGATTTCTTGGTCGCCCATCCAAATATCAAAACAGCCTTACTATATCCGTACAATGGTACATTTAACCTTGTCGCATTAGTTGCAACATTTGCCGTTGGTTATAGACTAGCAGAGAGCTATAAAGTGGATCCGCTTTCCTCAGGGGCTGTGGCATTATGTTCATATTTTGTAGTCACTCCATCAACATCTTTCACAGTAGATGATGTTGTCACAAAAGCAATGAACGTGAACTATTTTTCGAGTCAAGGATTATTTGTAGGATTGTTAACCGCAATCTTCGCAACAGAAATATATCGCAGAATCGTACAAAAAAATATAGTTATTAAAATGCCGGATGGTGTGCCGCCAACAGTTGCTAAATCCTTTACAGCGATTATTCCTGGTTTCTTTGTTATCGTGAGTGTCTGGGGAGTTCGCCTACTCGTTGAGAACTTCACTGGTTTTGATAACGTGCATACCATTGTTGCCAAACTTCTTCAACAACCATTAACTACTGTTGGTACAAGCTTAGCGGGAACAATTGTTGTGTTTTTGTTAATCAACTTATTATGGGCAATAGGATTACATGGTTCCACCATTGTAGGTTCTGTCATGTTGCCTATCTGGTTGCAATTGACCTCAGAAAATGCTGCAGCTTACGCAGCGGGTTCACCCGTCCATAATATTGTTACAGCAGAATTCAGATATCTTATCTTTATCGGGGGTTCTGGTGCAACTCTAGGACTAACGATTGCAATGTTATTCTTTGCGAAGAGCAAACAGCTGAAACAAATGGGTCGACTGACGATTGGACCAGGACTATTTAATATCAATGAACCGTTAATTTTCGGGATGCCCATCGTATTAAACCCAATGATGTTAATCCCATTTCTTATAACACCGATTGTTACTGTTTTGATAACCTATCTCTCCATGGATTTTGGATTAGTAGCGTTGCCAATAGGTGTACTGCCTCCGGGAACAATGCCATTAATTATCGGCGGATATTTGATGACAGGTAGTATCTCGGGAATGATCTTACAAATTGTACTGTTTGCAGTAGCGTTTATTATTTACTATCCGTTCTTTAGAATAATGGATAATCAAAAATATAAAGAAGAACAAGATGCCCTTATCCAACAGGTTTAATCCGTAGTATATGTTTTATTTAACAACAAGGAGGGTTTACACATGTTTGAATTGAAAACGACATTTCCAGAAAACTTTTTATGGGGGGGAGCAGCAGCTGCTAATCAACTAGAAGGAGCAAGTGATGTTGGCGGTAAAGGGCTTTCTCTAGCAGATGTATATATTTTTGACGAAAACACCCCTAAAAAAAACTGGTCTGACCAGTGGCACCTCATGACTCATAAGCAAATAGAAGAAGCACAAGATCCCGCAAGTGAAAAGTATTATCCCAAAAGACATGGGGTGGATTTTTATCACCACTATAAAGAAGATATTGCTTTATTAGCCGAAATGGGTTTTAAAGCCTTCCGCATGTCCATTGCTTGGACTCGTATTTTTCCAAATGGGGATGAATTAATCCCTAATGAAGAAGGTCTTGCATTTTATGATCGTGTGTTTGATGAATTGAACAAATATGGAATTGAGCCTATTGTTACTTTATCCCATTATGAAATGCCACTTCATCTAACAACTAAGTATGGAGGTTGGGTGAACCGGAAAGTTATAGATTTTTTTGTTCGCTATGCAACCACTGTAGCTGAAAGATACAAACATAAAGTGAAATATTGGATGACTTTTAATGAAATTAACTGTGTAGTACACCACCAATATGTAAGTCTAGGAGTTATCGAAGAAAATCACCCGAATATTGAACAAGCAATGTTTCAAGGAGCACATCATCAATTTGTAGCAAGTGCACTTGCAACCAAAGCGTGTAAAGAAAGTAATCCTCAAGCAATGGTTGGATGTATGGTTAGTTATCAACTTCTTGTTCCTTATAGCTGCGATCCTGACGACGTTCAAGCCACAGTTGATAAACAACGTACCTCTTTATTCTTTACTGATGTACAAGCGAGAGGTTACTATCCGGCTTATACCGCTCGAATGTTTGCAGAAAAAAATATAGTTCTGAAAACAGAGCCTGAGGATGAACAAATCATGAAAGACTATCCAGTGGATTATGTATCCTTTAGCTACTATATGTCTGGTGCAGTCAGTGCACATCCAGAAAAGATAGAAGGCGCAGAAGGGAATTTGCTTACAGGCGGAGTGAAAAATCCTTATTTACCATCCAGTGATTGGGGTTGGCAGATTGATCCTAAGGGTTTACGAACTGCAATAAACCAATTGTATGACCTTTATCAAAAGCCGGTACTTGTTGCAGAGAATGGCCTAGGTGCTTTAGACGTATTACAAGAAGGCGATGTTATAGAGGATGATTATCGAATTGATTATTTAAAAGAACATATTAAGCAAATAAAAGAAGCCATTGCAGATGGTGTAGATGTAATGGGCTACACAAGCTGGGGTTGCATAGATATGGTGAGTGCAGGAACAAATCAAATGTCCAAGCGTTATGGCTACATTTATGTGGACCAAGATGATATGGGCAGAGGTACAAAACGTCGTATAAAGAAAAAATCATTTTATTGGTATAAAAATGTTATCGCTACTAATGGAGAACAATTAGATTAATTATTAAATCGTAAAACGAAATGATTCATCTGGAGGCATTATCAGGAGCAGTCGTAAGCGGGACTTGCTTTTGGTAATGCTTTTTTTCACTGGATTGTTGACATGTGACCATTTGGTGTCTTATAATCAATCAGACACCAAATGGTGTCCTATTAGGTAATATTGATGGATACTCGGTGACATTACAGGAAATATTACGGAAAAGGTGGGGGTGGTTGTGAGCGACAATAGTCAAGTGAGGGATGTTTATGACGCTGTTGCGGATCCAACAAGACGAAAACTTCTTCAAATTCTGGCTGATGTTGATGAATTACCTCTGTATGAGATAACGATTCATTTTGAAATGGGTCGTACAGCCGTTTCGAAGCATTTAAATATACTTAAAGATGCTGGTCTCGTAATTGCTCGAAAGGTTGGCAGAGAGACGAGGTATCGGTTGAATGCCAATCCTTTGAAAGAAATTCAAGATTGGGTATCTTTTTATGAAGGATTCTGGAAGCAAAGAATTGATAAATTAAAACTTATATTGGAGGAATAACTATGAAACCAGATGTATCATTAGATTTTCAATTTACAAGTTCGATCGAGAAGGTATGGAATGCTTTAACGGATTCGGATACGCTTGCGAAATGGATCTGGAGTAATGATTTTAAACCCGTCGTTGGTCATAAATTTCAATTCCGTGCTGAGCCAAATGAATGGTGGGATGGAATTGTAGATAGCGAAGTACTCGTCGTGGATGAGCCTCATACGTTATCTTATACTTGGAATAGTGCGGGAGAAAGTACTACTGTTACTTGGACTGTGAGTCAAGATTCAGAGGGGAAGGTTAATCTCCATCTAGATCAATCAGGATTTAGTGAAGAGACGAAAGCCCGCCAAGGAGCCATCGAAGGTGCTAAATATGCTTGGACAAATATGGGTGGTCAGCTCGAAAAGGTATTAGCAGAATTGTAATTCAAGAATAGGGCGCTTTTCTGGAACAGGGAAAGTGCCCTTTTTAATGGAATAAATCATGGCAATACTAGATGAAGAGAATGGAGATGAGATGAGCTTACTATGAAAATAAATCAATTAATTGCGAACAATATTAACAGATTAGAAACGGTACTGCCAGTGGATGAGTCGTTAGGAATTGCTGGTTTGTCTGGATCTGGTAAAACAACTTTTTGTCAAACGATTGGGGAAGAATCAAAAAAACGTCTCGTTTCCTTATTGCCAAAAGCTGAATACCAGTATTTATTCCCCAATATTATGGAGACTAATTTCAGTGCGATCAAAATGGAAGCAATGCCCCTTGTTCTTTTTCTTGGTAGGTCATCCATATCTTCAAATCCTCGGTCAACCATTGGCACACATACAGGTGTGTTTACTGAAATTCGTGTCACTCTTGCTGAAAAATATAATCTCTCTCCAGAGGTTTTTTCATTTAATAATGAATTAGGTTGGTGTCCTGATTGTAAGGGGCGTGGAACTACAAAAAATATCGAGTGTAAAAAGTGTCAAGGAAAACGCTACAATCAAGCAGCTGAACAATATAAAATTGAATTATCGGATCAAGCACAGAGTATTTCCGATCTAAACGACTTTAGCATCGAAACCATTTTTAAACTAGCAGAAAAGCTTAAGATAAGTGAGGGTAAACAACAAATCCTGAAAAATATAATCAATATGAATATTGGTTATTTAACATTAAATCGTATTATGGGTACATTGTCAGGCGGAGAATTAACACGACTTTACTTGGCAGAATTTATGGCAACAAGTGAAAATACCGTGATTATCATTGATGAAATCTCCGTGGGTCTCGATCACCAAACCCTATTGAAGATTTTAGCGGAGATTAAACAATTGGGATATAAAAATCAAATTTGGCTCATTGACCATTCTGACACGGTGCTGGACACAGCGGATAAACACTTGTTCTTTGGACCTGGCAGTGGCAAATATGGCGGGAAAATTGTTGAGGAATCACCACGTCCTGAGCCCATCAATAAAGAACTAAATCAGGCAGCACCTGCAGAATATTATCAATTTCATGATCTTTATTGTCGTAATATTCAAATGGCCGAGATTCAGATTCCCCAAAATAGGCTGGTAACTTTTACAGGTGAGTCCGGATGTGGTAAATCTACGCTGGTTAATGAATGTATGGTCAAAGATTTTCTAAAGCGTTATTCCAAAGATAAGCTGGTGATCGTAGGGCAAGATCGAAATCAGTCGATTACCAGTCGCTCGACCGTTGCCACTTTTCTTGATATTAAAAGGAAACTGACAAAATACAGTGAGGATATTGATGATATTTTTGAGCGCTCGATTGAAGATATTATTGTTGAACTGCCAAATGAGGACATTGCTCATAAAAGACTAAGCTTATTGATCAAGCTTGGACTTGGTTATTTGACGTTGGAGCGAAAAACACAGTCCTTATCCACGGGTGAATTTCAATGTGTCCATTTAGTTTCTGAGCTGTTTGCGGGCTCAAGAAATCCACATACACTTTTTATTTTTGACGAGCCTTCCAAAGGTTTATCACAAAATATTTTAAATCAATTCATTGACAGCATTAGGGACATTTTGCAGGATGAATCTGTCTCCATAATCATGATTGAACATAATTCTTATATGTTAGATAACTCTGATTTTATCGTTGATTTTGGCAAAAGACAGCTTGCACCTGTGGAGCATCTTGATGTTCTCAGTCATGATGATTATTATCGTCAACAAAACAGTGCAGATAGCGTGGCGCCTGCGCACATTTCTTCAACACTCCAGCAACAAAATGGAATTGCCTATTTAAAAGAAGATCAGATCGCCTATTTTAAAAATGCAGAGAACATCTATAAAGGTGGCATATTAAAAAGCTTATCCTCCATGGCCCGCCTGATTTATGGTGAATATGAATCGGATACGATTGCACCTGTCATCGCCATTGATCTGGAACGACACTTGTATAGTCAGTTTACTTTCCTTTATGAAATGGGTGGCTTGATCAACCATATTGTGGCAGCGCATCCCACTAATAAGGATACAAAAAGCTTTGATTTCTATCAATCAGACAATCATTGTCCAAGCTGTAAGGGCCGCCGTGTGATTGAAGAATTTGATTTTGATATTGTACTTCAGGACAAGAACGTCCCCTTTTGGGACGGCTCATTACATCCAGATGCGATGGAGATTCTGAAATTCTATCAATTACCAAAAATAAAATTCATCTTTGATGAGTTAAAGAATGAGCTCGGACAAGATATTAGCAAAAGTTATAATGAGATGACAGAAGCTGAAAAACACACCTTTTTATACGGGTATTGGGAAAAGTCCTTCTATGATAAAGCAGCTAAAGCCTCGAGAACTTGGGAAGGCTTTAATACCATTATCGGGAACTATATGGTCATTTCGAAATCAATTATTAAAGAGCATATTAAAGCGTCCAAAAAAATGATTACTTGTCCAATCTGTCAAGGAACGGTGTTAAATCATCATAAAAAGCTTAAATTCGGCGACACTGATATTCGCGAGATTATTGGGATGCCCCTTGATCAAGTCATTAGCACCGTTGGTGAATTACAGGTACTAGAAAAAATGAAAGCCATCGTGGGCGGAGATATGGTTTTGACAGAAGAGGTCTCTCTATTACCCAGGGAATCACAAGTCGCACTAAAAATGCTTGAACTAGAGTTAGGAAGTTTTGCGCAATATGAAATGGTGTTACAAAATGCCTTGCCATTCTGGGACAGCATTAGCAGCAGTATCGAATCCATCAGCAGGAAAAACCGGATTACGATCTGTGATTTTGCCAATATCCACGAAACAAGAGAAAATATCATAGATAAGTATTTCACTAATGGAAAATATAAAAAGCTGACTTATGTCTATGAAGCGTTTGGTTACAAAAAAATCGTCACCTTAATTAATAAGATTAAAGCAAGCCATCCATGTCCATTCTGTAAAGGGAAAAAAGTTATTTCGGAAGATGGACTTCATGATGGCGTATATAAATTAACGATTCCTTGTGTAAGTTGTTATGCGAGTGGCATCAATGATGAAGGGCGTAAGGAAGTCGTTGAAGGTAT
It contains:
- a CDS encoding BglG family transcription antiterminator, with translation MFSKRQKEILLYLINSNQPVTAAWISKELNVSDRTIRNDLKELQNISSVLGLKIELIRGKGFVIRIIDKDTFSQKLHELTNDKISHSTFDFSEQDNRVFYLLSRFLLENNYIKLVTIEDEMFVSKSTIQNDLKEVRKILEKYNLNLVNRPHYGLFIEGDEFKKRICLSNFLYKREENSDPTLDNFTLFDKEVYTKIKEIIIGKVNKYKIEISDISLENLAIHLIIACKRIEEGFLIEEPSVNLMEEYPFEKIVAHEIVKDIEEFTDLLFSDSEINYIIIHLVGTKLLPKENLTEYSKFDEVDSIVSCILKSLQTELNWDFGHDHEFIQALTLHIRPAMNRLRYNMNFRNPLLNDIKTSFPAAFEGALIASKCINYYLDLEVGEHEVAYIALHIGVALERMKNKNKKIKRVILVCASGVGSAKLLYYRLINSFENLLQIVDTISFYKLAETDLSSIDFIISTVPINEDICIPVYVVNTFLEAKDLKRIKDVLLSSEQVAETHSYLDASRVFVKKEFTTKESVIHFLSNELTKQGLVPEHYESLVVERESYAPTSFGNLVAVPHPSLPVTSETFWTICTLKRPIRWNDKQMVQLICLLNIKEGNNVDLDKMYKKLGSLIEDKEIVVQILAKDSVEEIIQLLN
- a CDS encoding PTS sugar transporter subunit IIB; the protein is MNTIMLVCSAGMSTSLLVTKMQKVVEEKGLDVDVFAKSASEIDITLQEKKVDVLLLGPQVKYMKKQLETRLADKNIPIEAIDMLNYGMMNGEKVLEQALQLIESK
- a CDS encoding PTS lactose/cellobiose transporter subunit IIA; amino-acid sequence: MVDEVKEEYYTVAFNIISNVGAAKSLVMEALFAAKEGEFKEAQEKLEESKQFFREGHKMHKSLIKREANGEQLQFSLILMHAEDQLMSVETISLLVTEIIELYKLSK
- the celB gene encoding PTS cellobiose transporter subunit IIC, with protein sequence MDKITKFLEDKVMPVAGKISGQRHLQALRDAMVLTIPFIIIGSIFLILANLPIPAYLDFLVAHPNIKTALLYPYNGTFNLVALVATFAVGYRLAESYKVDPLSSGAVALCSYFVVTPSTSFTVDDVVTKAMNVNYFSSQGLFVGLLTAIFATEIYRRIVQKNIVIKMPDGVPPTVAKSFTAIIPGFFVIVSVWGVRLLVENFTGFDNVHTIVAKLLQQPLTTVGTSLAGTIVVFLLINLLWAIGLHGSTIVGSVMLPIWLQLTSENAAAYAAGSPVHNIVTAEFRYLIFIGGSGATLGLTIAMLFFAKSKQLKQMGRLTIGPGLFNINEPLIFGMPIVLNPMMLIPFLITPIVTVLITYLSMDFGLVALPIGVLPPGTMPLIIGGYLMTGSISGMILQIVLFAVAFIIYYPFFRIMDNQKYKEEQDALIQQV
- a CDS encoding glycoside hydrolase family 1 protein, whose protein sequence is MFELKTTFPENFLWGGAAAANQLEGASDVGGKGLSLADVYIFDENTPKKNWSDQWHLMTHKQIEEAQDPASEKYYPKRHGVDFYHHYKEDIALLAEMGFKAFRMSIAWTRIFPNGDELIPNEEGLAFYDRVFDELNKYGIEPIVTLSHYEMPLHLTTKYGGWVNRKVIDFFVRYATTVAERYKHKVKYWMTFNEINCVVHHQYVSLGVIEENHPNIEQAMFQGAHHQFVASALATKACKESNPQAMVGCMVSYQLLVPYSCDPDDVQATVDKQRTSLFFTDVQARGYYPAYTARMFAEKNIVLKTEPEDEQIMKDYPVDYVSFSYYMSGAVSAHPEKIEGAEGNLLTGGVKNPYLPSSDWGWQIDPKGLRTAINQLYDLYQKPVLVAENGLGALDVLQEGDVIEDDYRIDYLKEHIKQIKEAIADGVDVMGYTSWGCIDMVSAGTNQMSKRYGYIYVDQDDMGRGTKRRIKKKSFYWYKNVIATNGEQLD
- a CDS encoding ArsR/SmtB family transcription factor, with product MSDNSQVRDVYDAVADPTRRKLLQILADVDELPLYEITIHFEMGRTAVSKHLNILKDAGLVIARKVGRETRYRLNANPLKEIQDWVSFYEGFWKQRIDKLKLILEE
- a CDS encoding SRPBCC family protein, with protein sequence MKPDVSLDFQFTSSIEKVWNALTDSDTLAKWIWSNDFKPVVGHKFQFRAEPNEWWDGIVDSEVLVVDEPHTLSYTWNSAGESTTVTWTVSQDSEGKVNLHLDQSGFSEETKARQGAIEGAKYAWTNMGGQLEKVLAEL
- a CDS encoding ATP-binding cassette domain-containing protein, encoding MKINQLIANNINRLETVLPVDESLGIAGLSGSGKTTFCQTIGEESKKRLVSLLPKAEYQYLFPNIMETNFSAIKMEAMPLVLFLGRSSISSNPRSTIGTHTGVFTEIRVTLAEKYNLSPEVFSFNNELGWCPDCKGRGTTKNIECKKCQGKRYNQAAEQYKIELSDQAQSISDLNDFSIETIFKLAEKLKISEGKQQILKNIINMNIGYLTLNRIMGTLSGGELTRLYLAEFMATSENTVIIIDEISVGLDHQTLLKILAEIKQLGYKNQIWLIDHSDTVLDTADKHLFFGPGSGKYGGKIVEESPRPEPINKELNQAAPAEYYQFHDLYCRNIQMAEIQIPQNRLVTFTGESGCGKSTLVNECMVKDFLKRYSKDKLVIVGQDRNQSITSRSTVATFLDIKRKLTKYSEDIDDIFERSIEDIIVELPNEDIAHKRLSLLIKLGLGYLTLERKTQSLSTGEFQCVHLVSELFAGSRNPHTLFIFDEPSKGLSQNILNQFIDSIRDILQDESVSIIMIEHNSYMLDNSDFIVDFGKRQLAPVEHLDVLSHDDYYRQQNSADSVAPAHISSTLQQQNGIAYLKEDQIAYFKNAENIYKGGILKSLSSMARLIYGEYESDTIAPVIAIDLERHLYSQFTFLYEMGGLINHIVAAHPTNKDTKSFDFYQSDNHCPSCKGRRVIEEFDFDIVLQDKNVPFWDGSLHPDAMEILKFYQLPKIKFIFDELKNELGQDISKSYNEMTEAEKHTFLYGYWEKSFYDKAAKASRTWEGFNTIIGNYMVISKSIIKEHIKASKKMITCPICQGTVLNHHKKLKFGDTDIREIIGMPLDQVISTVGELQVLEKMKAIVGGDMVLTEEVSLLPRESQVALKMLELELGSFAQYEMVLQNALPFWDSISSSIESISRKNRITICDFANIHETRENIIDKYFTNGKYKKLTYVYEAFGYKKIVTLINKIKASHPCPFCKGKKVISEDGLHDGVYKLTIPCVSCYASGINDEGRKEVVEGIDVQTWLTGKISDVVSKSLNIEAVADIPIFNRIRELNKQEMMAVYQFLEQ